From the Nitrospinota bacterium genome, the window CGGTCTCCATGGTGGACACCCCTTTTTCCTCCCAGCGGGAAGCGGTGGAAGCCGCCATCCGCCAATGCGCGGCGTTCCGGATGGACGCGACAGGCGCCGGGATGGACATGGGCGAGCGGATGGAGCGCGCTTTCCCGGCAATCGCCAAAGGGGTCACCTTCACGTCCAAATCAAAAGGGATGATGGTGGCCGGAATGTTCGGCGCCCTGTCTGAAAAGAAGATAGTGATCCCCGCCGAGCGCAACATCATCGGCGAGCTTGCCTCCGTGCGCGAGACCGTCGGCGAATCGGGAAACCGTCTATATCACGCCGCCGCTGGAGTGAAGCATCACGCGGACATGGCATGGGCGTTGATGCTTGCCCTGGAAGCGGCCAGGGAAGCCGCCGCCCCCGCTCAAACCGAGTATCACTCCGTTTCCCGCCGCCGCGTGATGAAGGGATTTTGACATGAAAAACATTGTTCGCCACAGAGACACAGAGACACAGAGGCAGGATGGAATGGATCCTTCCCCGTGGCCGCACAGAGATAATGCTTCCCCGTTGCCGCACAGAGATAATGCTTCCCCGTGGTCGCCTGACCACGGTTCTCCTGCTCAATCATCTCTGTGCCTCTGTGTCTCTGTGGTCAATTATCCTTTCTCTTTGTTGAATATTCGTCCCCGCCGGCTGTCTCATCTTAACCATCTCATGGAGACTTGCTCATGACCATTTTAAGACCCCGAAGTGGCGAGATCATCCCCACAAGGCCCTTCACCTACTGGTCCTCCCGCTCCCCGCGCGACCTGACGCCGGGCCGGCTCGCCGCCATACTCAACAATCTGGACGCGGGCGACGCCGCCGAGGCCATGGCCCTTTTCGACGAGATGGAAGAGCGAGACCTGCACCTTGGCGCAGTCATGCAGACCCGCATCCTCTCCGCCATCTCACGCGACAGGGACGTGATCCCCGCCTCGGACAAAAGCGCCGACGATAAAATCGCCGCCTTCGTGCGCGACGTTTTCGACGCAATCCCCTCCCGCCAGGCGCTCATGGCGTCGCTCATGTCCGCCGTCTCCCACGGCTTTGCCATGGCGGAGATAATCTGGGATTTAAAGGACGGCGCCGTGTCCATAAAAGAGATCGCACCACGGCCGCAAAAGCTTTTCACCTTTATTGATTATGAAGACCCGGCCCGTCTTCTCGATTTCCCGCGCTATCTTTCCCCGAAAAATCCGGTGGGTGTGAAATTGCCGCGCGAAAAATTCATTTTCCACAAAAACCACGCAGTCTCATCAGAATTCCTAAAGTCCGGCCTGTATCGCGGCATCGCCTGGTATTACCTGTTCACGAACTTCACCGTGAAGGACTGGCTTTCGTTCATAGACCTGTACGGCGTCCCCATGCGGCTGGGCAAATACAACTCCACCGCCACGGACCAGGCCCGCGCCGTGCTCAAGGACGCCGTGGCCAACCTGGGATCCGACGCGGCGGCGGTGATCTCCGGCGACACCACTATCGAGTTCATACAGTCAAACCTCACCGGCTCCCAGTCGCTGTTCTCCGACGCGGTGGAGTTTTTCAACCGGTTAAAGTCCAAGCGTGTCCTCGGCCAGACCCTTACAACCGAACCGGGCGCCGGCTCCGGCGGGTCATACGCGTTGGGCCAGGTGCACGACCGCGTCCGCAACGACATCGTGGCCTATGACTGCAAGGCGCTCGACGAAACATTGAGCCATGATCTTGTGCGGCCATTGGTGGACTTTAACTTCGGGCCGCAAAAGTCGTATCCCAAAATAATCACCCGCCTTGCCCAGCCGGGGGACGTGGACGAAAAGCTGAACCAGATTAGAAAGCTCGTGGAGATGGGCGCAAAAGTCCCCGCCCGCATCGCCGCCGAAGCCGCCGGCGTGCGCCTTTTAGGCGACCCGGAAGAGCCGCTGACAATGGCGCATGGAACAGGGAAATAGGAATGATGATTTACACCGCAGAATCACAGAGACTCAGAGATAATGCTTCCCCGTGGTCGTGCGGAATAATTGCTTCCCCGTGGTCGCCTGACCACGGTCATATATCTTATCCCCCCGCTTCCCCGTGGTCGCGCGGAATAATTGCTTCCCCGTTGCCGCCTGACCACGGAGAAGCAGAAAACAGAAAGGAACATCCCATGAACCCCGTCAATTCCCGGCCCCTTTTGATCGTCCCCTTCGGCGTGTTCCCGCACGCCAAGGGTGACCAGGTGATAGACCGCCCCGCCGCCAAGCGAATCTTAAACCGGATGAGCTCCTGGGGCCGCGACATCGTGGTGGACTACCTCCACGAATCTTTCAAGCAATGCGGCCGCGCCCCCGCCGCCGGTTGGGTGAAGAGCGCAACAGCGCGCCTGACAGAAGATGGGATCGAGGCGGTGATCGAATGGACCGGCGACGCAATGAAATCCATCAATGCGAAAGAATACAGGTTCCTCTCGCCTGTCTTTGAATCGGATGGAGGGATGATCACAGGCCTTGTGAACTTGGGCCTTACCAACAATCCGAACATCAACTCCATGCCGCCGCTTATAAACCAACTTTCTATACAGGAGAACCAAATGCCAAAGACTCTCATCGAATCGCTCAAAAGCTCCCTCGGGCTTGCGCCCGGCGCGGCGGAAGCGGACGTTTTGTCCGCCGTGGAAGCGCTGATAAAGCGCCCCGGCTCCATCGCCGGGATCCTTGGCGGCAAAGTGGCCCTGCTCGGCCTTGCGCCGGAGGCCACCGACGAGCAGATAGCCGCAAAAATCGAAGAGCTGGCCACCGCCTGCGCCGAGACGAAAGAATCGTCCACGGGCCAGTTGGTAAACGACGCCATCGCCGCCGGAAAGCTTTCCCCGGCGTTGGCCGGCTGGGCCAATAACCTTGGCCGCAACAATCCCGAATCTCTGCGTGTGTTCCTTCTGAACAGCTCCCCGGCCATCCCGCTGGGGGGCATCATCACCCCGTGCGGCAAACCGGCCGCCGGAAAGCTCACCGAAAGCGAGTCCAACGTGATGCGGCTCCTTAACTTGAGCGAGTCTGATTTCGCGAAGTACGGATCGTAACACCGGCAACAACCGTCATCCCGAGCCTGCCGAAGGATGACACAACACTTAACGAAAGGACAAGACATGGCAAACCTGACTTCAGACAGAAAGACAACCAGAAGGGACGGGGCGCTGTTCTCCCATCCCGCCGCCGCCGCCACAGTGGTATATTCCGGGGCGCTGGTGGCGATCAACCAGAGCGGCTACGCCATCCCCGCCGCCGACGACGCCACCCACACCTTCGCGGGCAAATCGGACGTGCAGGCGGACAATTCCGCCGGGATCAACGGCGACGTGATTGTTGAAGGGCACAGAAGCGGCGTGTTCGATTTCAACTCCTCCGGGATGACCCAGGCGGACCTGAACACCGACGCTTATGTGGTGGACGACAACAACGTGGGACGCGGTATCGCCGCACAGCCGGTGAACATCACCGGCGTTTCGTTAAAGCGCATCGCCACAAGCCGCGGCGGATCGCGAGCATTGGCCTTCACCGCCACCGGCACTACGCTGGGCTATGGCGGCGGCTCCGCCGTCAACGCTGGCGCTGGCGGCCAGTTCACCCTCACCGCCACAGACGGCTCGCAGATCCTTGCGACGGTTACAGCCGGGTCACTACCCGTGACCGACCAGAGCGACTCAATCCAGCTTCGCCACGTGCGGGCCGGCAGGATCGTTGACATATCCTCCGCCACGTCGGTGTTCGTGGACATACAGGGCGCCACACGCGGCTAAACCCTATCACAACCATCAACCATATCCCGAAAGGACTTCAAAACATGACTCCCCTTCTGATCGTAGCTCTCCCCATACTGGCCGCCATCGCGGCCCTCACAGGCCACGCGCCCCACGCCGATTCCATGGCGTTCGTCCCCTTCATCCTCGGCCCGGTGATTAACAGGACCGTCCTCACCGACACCATGCGGGGCTTCAAGACCGTGTTCCAGCGCGCCTATGAAGCGGCCTTCACCTATTCTGGCGACATGGCCATGCGCGTTGATTCCAAGACCAGGCAGGAAGAATACCGCTGGCTGGGCGCATTCCCAGGCCTGAAAGAATGGCTCGGCGAGCGCGCCGTAAAAGACCTGGCCCTGGACGGGTTTGTGATAAAGAACCGCGATTTCGAGGCCACCGTCGCCGTCAGCCGCAACGACATCGAGGACGACAACATCGGCGTGTACGCCCCCCTCTTCTCCCAGCTCGGCGAGAACGCGAAACAGCATCCCGACGAGCTTGTTTTCTCCATGCTGTCGCAAGGGTTCGCCTCCAAGGCGTTCGACGGGCAGTTCTTTTTCGACACGGACCATCCCAACGGATCCAGACCGGCCTGGTCGAACAAATCCATCGAAGCTCTCTCGGCGGCGGCGTATGAGACCATGCGGCAGAACATGATGAGCCTGGTCAACGAAGAGGGCCGCCCAATGCGTGTGCGCCCGTCCCACATCATCGTGCCGCCGCAATTGGAAAAAGAAGCGCTCGACATCGTCCGGGCGGACCTGACCACCGGCGGCGTCTCCAACGTGTGGAACAACTCCGCCGACGTGATCGTGGCCCCGGAGCTTGCCGCCACGCCCACATACTGGTTCCTTGCCGACCTGAAGCGGCCCATAAAGCCCTTCATCATGCAGATGCGCAAGGAGGCCCAGTTCGTGGCGCTGGACAACCCGGACGACGAGAACGTGTTCATGCGCAAGGAGTACATCTACGGCGTTGATTACCGAGGCGCAGTGGGCTACGGCCTGCCGCACCTTATCGCCGGCTCCACCGGCGGCGCCTGATAAACCCGCGATCGCAGACCTATCGCCAGCCGTACCGCAGGGGCACGGCGCTCCGTGCCCCTGCAAACTGAAAGGAACTCAAATGCCATACTGCACAATGGACGACCTGAAGACGAAGATAGACGAGCGCGCCCTCACCGAGCTTACAGACACGGCGGGGCTAAACGTCCCCGACGCATCCAAGGTGGACAGGGCCATCCGCGACGCTTCCGCGCTGGTGGACAGCTATCTTGGAAAAGCATACCGCGTCCCGTTCAATCCCATTCCGCACACGGTGATAGACATAACATCGGCGCTGGCCATCGGAAATCTGCACAGGTTCCGTTCCGCCGAGTCTCCCGTGTGGAAAGCGGCCTGCGACGACGCCATGACCCGGCTGCGCGCCATCGCCCGTGGTGAAGCTTCGCTGGAAGGCGCCATCGCCGAACCGCCAGCCTCCGACGATGATTCCGCCGCGCTGATGTTCACAAGCTCGGCCCGGCGGTTCTCCCGCGATTCGCTTAACGGGATGTGACCGCCATGAACTACACCACAATGCAGATCGAGGACGCGATACTCGCGGCATTGGCCCCGCTTTCTGTTTCATCAGGCGGCGCGGCCCGAACCCTGGCGTCATACGACGGCCAGTTCGAGGATGCCGCCGCCGGGAAGGACCAGTTCACCATAGTGTTCCCCGCCGCGCTGGCCGCGTTTTTGGGATCGGATTTCGACGCGCGGTCGGCGCCCACTTTCACGCGCACTATGCGCTTCGGCGTTTTCTGCGCGTCATCGAATCTTGGCTCCCAGCTTTCCCGCCGTCGCGACGCTTATACGCTGCTGGACGCAAGCCGCGCATTGTTAAACCACAACACGCTGGGACTGGCCATATCGCCGCTATTGATCGAGCGGGAGTCCGCCGTCCTTTCCACCCGGTCGGTCACAGTTTTTTGCGCGGAATACATCCTGTCCGCCCGGGACGACGCCGCGTTTTGAATATAGGAGGAACCATGAGCTTTATAAAGAACGTCGCAAGCCGGAGCAAGTCCGCTCCGGGCAAGGCCAATGTTAATCAGCCCAAACCGGCCCGCCGCCCGTCCGGCGTTTATGCGTCCGCCACGTCATCGCGCTCTGCCGTGATGGCCAACGTCCGGCGCTACATCCTGCGCACGGGCCGCACGGACATTTTCTCCGGGGAGCCACAGGTATGAGCGCCGAAACGATCCCCGCCATGGCATATCCATCGTTCGCGTCCGCCACGGCCACATTCGCCCCCGCCGCATGGCCTGTCCGCGATTCGGGCGGCCTTTCCTTCGAAAGGTTCGAAGCGGACGCGCGCACGGCGGGCGGCGTGTTTATCAAGCAATCATCGCCGGTGGTGGAAAAAAGGGTGTCGCTCACATACCGCATGTTCACCACCGCCGAACGTGACGCCTTCGCCAGCCCGGCGGGCGCCGGCTTTTTATATTCCGTCAACGGAGCATCCTTTGAGTACCGCCATTCGGACGGCTCGATACATTCCGCCAGGTTCGTCTCCGGCGCCGCGGTTTCCACCCCGGCGGGCGCGGGATATTGGAATCTTGGCCCAATCGAACTTGTTCTGGACGCATGAGGCGCGGTTGAAATGAAATACCCTTCGCAACGTGTCATCAGCGCCATGTCCTCCAACAGGCTTAAGCCGGTGTGGCTACTCAAGCTGGACTTGAAATCGGCGGATTCCGCGCTCTCGCTATATCTTTCCGACCGCCCCATAACACTCTGGGGCCAGCCGTGGAAACCACTTGTGACAGCCTGGGGAACGGTGGACTGCTATTTTGATCCCACCATACAGGAGACCGGCGTGTCGGACATGACGGTGAAACTGGCCAACACGCCCGGCCTGCTTGGCGCGGGGACTCATGGGATAAGCTGGTATTTTAGAAAGTACTCGCTTATCTCCTCCACCGCCACTATATACCTTTGGCTCGACGGGGCGGAGCTATTGGAACCCGCTGGACAAGACCAGAACGATCTTCTAACCGTGCTTTCCGGCGTGCCGGAGATCGCCTCCGGAATCTCACCGCTCGAATGCCCGCTGGACATCGTGGCCCATTCCGTATATTCCGGCGGCGACACTTCATTGGGCAACCTGCTAAACGGAGTGTACACCCGCAACCAGTGGGAATCGCTCCCGCCCGAACTGGAGGGGCAATACAAGCCGGCGGTCTTCGGGCATAACGTTCAGTGCAAAGGCATTGCTTTAAGCTCCCCGTTCCGTTGCGGCCAGGTTGCCGGCCCGGCGGACCTTTTCGACTCCACAAAGGGCGCCGATCATGTCCTGATCACTTATCCAAAAAGCGGCGCTATAAACTCCGCTTCACCTTTCCCCGCCCCTTGCGACATTTATATCGGCGACTGGCGGCTCACCGTCTCCTCCCCTCCGGAGTTGTTCAGCGGCGACACGTGGAAATATAAATTCGGCTCCGCCAAAAGTTACATCCCCACGCCATTGGACGGAACGGAGCCTTTGTTCGTCCCATCCTCCGCCGCCCTGTGGCCGCGCTCCCAGGATTCCGGCCACGGCCCATACGCCATTTCGGAGCCTCCTTGCGGCGCGCCGTTCCAGTTCTATCACGGCCATTCGGACACCGGGAATTCGAAGGACGGCCTGCGCCCCGGCCGAAGCGGTAGTTACATCATGGATGTTTACGTGAACGGCTCAAAAGTTCAGGACAGCCAGGTCGTCCGCGACGACGCCTTCGGGATCGGCTGGATAAAGCTTGAAGGCTCGTCAGTTCATGGCAAGCTGGGCAATCCTTCGGTCATCAGCCTCAAGTGGACAGCGCGTGACCAGGGCTTCAACAGCGGAGACACTTATCTTCACGCCGCCCAGCTCACCGCCAGTTGGCCATATGGATACAATGTGGACGCAAACCCGTGCATCCTGGGCGATTTTTCCGTCCCGGCGTCCGGCGGCGGAGCTCCCGCCTCAACGCAACTGGGGCTTGTCAATTCGCCCCGATACGCTTTCATCGGCGCCAGAATCGCTTCCGCCAGGTTTGTGATGCGCTATACGGCCCCAGAAGTGACCAGCGGGACTTTTCACGCCTCCATTCTCGGCTCATCATACAGCTTCGCCGCCTCCGAGCTTGTGGACGGCTCTTCAATCGCCTCTCTGGGATGGTTCGTTGCCAAGCAGACCAAAGGGACCAGCGCCGAGATATGGCCCAACAACAACGGTTACCCGAATACGCAGACAAGCCCGGTGGCGCGCAAATGGGACATTTACGAGCTTTCCCGCGACGTCACGGAAATAGTGCAAACCAACGCCGCCGTCAACAATGGATTGGCGGGCGGTTTACAACTGTGGTTCTCCGGCTCGGCCTGGCCGGCGTCGCTCAACAGCGTTGTCCTGCTTTCCTGCGAACTGGAGATTCAATATGAGGGGGTCGCCTCCGCCGCCGAACGTCCGGAAGTCACCGCTATCATAGGCTCATCGTCTTCCACCGCCGGACAGATATTAAAGCAGCTTTTGCCTTCAACGGAAATCGGAGCGGGATACGATGATCCGTCCCTGCCGAAGCTGAAAATAACGGTGGACAGCCAGCGGACGCTGTTCTCTTTCGCCAAATCAGTGGCCAAAGAGGCCGGGTATTCTATTTCCCGCAATTCCTCCACAGGCAAGCTCGACCTTGTGTTGTCCATGGACAACCGTGACAACGCCAATCCCCCCGCTCCCACCGGCGGATTCGCGGACATCGCCGAATCGTCCCTGCTTCTCGGCGCTGACGGCGGCCCGATTATCTCGCGTCTGCGCTCGGCGCCGGAGAACGTGGTCAACGAAGTCACCGTATCTTTCACGAACATGGAGGGCGCCAGGGAATCTGTCACCGTGCGCGACGAGGCTTCCATATCGTCCTATGGCCTTCGGGTGCACAATGCGCGGCTTTCCTCCGCCACCTTGCGCGCGGACGCGGAAAGCTATGCGCTGGGCATCCTCAACGCCAACGCCGGGGTCAACGATTTTTATAAAATGACTTTCCCCCTCGGCCCCGCCATGTTCATCGAACCCAACGATGTGCTGCGGGTCACCGCCGGGCTGGACAATCTGGACCTCACCAGGATGCGCGTCGTGTCCGTGGAAACAGACCCGGGCTCACTTGCGGACGGGGTGATTTCCACCATAACCGTCACGGCCCAGCGGTTCAATCTATACACCAGCGGCTTTGGCCGTTCAACTTTCGGTCCGGGGCCGTTCGGCTCCGGCCAGATCATGGAGAATTAACATGCCAATACAGGGATACACCCCAAACTTGAACCTTCCCAAAATCTCCCCCGGCTCGACGGACAACTGGGACGTTTGGTACAACCAGTCGCTCGACGCGCTGGACCCCCCGTCGCTTATCTACCAGATAACCGCCGCCCAGGACATCGCGGCGGGCAACGTTGCCGTGATAAAGGACGACGGCGCCGGGGCGAAGAAAGCGTATCTGGCCGCCAGCGGAACGTACACTTTCGGCGACCCGCTGGGCGTCGTCAACCAGACCGCCAGCGCTGGCAATCCCACGCGGCTCACCCTTGAAGGGCGCGCCCAGAATAATTCATGGAGCTTTGGAACGGCTCACAAGTTCGCTTATCTCTCCGCCTCCGGCGCCGTCACCACCGCGCAGACGGCCACGAAAATCGGTTATGTGATTTCCGCTTCGTCCATATTCTTCCAACCGGGAGGCTCCGGCGGCTCTTCTATCAGCATCACCGGCGCCAACGGCATACAAAATACCGGCTCGGCGTCCAACGTCATCCTTTCTCCAGTCTACGGCTCCACAGTGAACACCGTATGCCAGGGGAACGACGCCCGCCTTCATTCGCAGAACACCGATGGAGGCACAAACGCCGCCTCCTTCGAAATCAATTACACCGCCAACAGCGCCCGTCTGCAGACAACAGGCCTTACAGCCATGCGCGACTACACATTCCCGGACGCCACCACAAAACTGGTCGGCGAATCCGCCTCCGCCGCCATCACCGTCCAGCACTGGTTTTC encodes:
- a CDS encoding DUF935 family protein, with the translated sequence MTILRPRSGEIIPTRPFTYWSSRSPRDLTPGRLAAILNNLDAGDAAEAMALFDEMEERDLHLGAVMQTRILSAISRDRDVIPASDKSADDKIAAFVRDVFDAIPSRQALMASLMSAVSHGFAMAEIIWDLKDGAVSIKEIAPRPQKLFTFIDYEDPARLLDFPRYLSPKNPVGVKLPREKFIFHKNHAVSSEFLKSGLYRGIAWYYLFTNFTVKDWLSFIDLYGVPMRLGKYNSTATDQARAVLKDAVANLGSDAAAVISGDTTIEFIQSNLTGSQSLFSDAVEFFNRLKSKRVLGQTLTTEPGAGSGGSYALGQVHDRVRNDIVAYDCKALDETLSHDLVRPLVDFNFGPQKSYPKIITRLAQPGDVDEKLNQIRKLVEMGAKVPARIAAEAAGVRLLGDPEEPLTMAHGTGK
- a CDS encoding Mu-like prophage major head subunit gpT family protein, which produces MTPLLIVALPILAAIAALTGHAPHADSMAFVPFILGPVINRTVLTDTMRGFKTVFQRAYEAAFTYSGDMAMRVDSKTRQEEYRWLGAFPGLKEWLGERAVKDLALDGFVIKNRDFEATVAVSRNDIEDDNIGVYAPLFSQLGENAKQHPDELVFSMLSQGFASKAFDGQFFFDTDHPNGSRPAWSNKSIEALSAAAYETMRQNMMSLVNEEGRPMRVRPSHIIVPPQLEKEALDIVRADLTTGGVSNVWNNSADVIVAPELAATPTYWFLADLKRPIKPFIMQMRKEAQFVALDNPDDENVFMRKEYIYGVDYRGAVGYGLPHLIAGSTGGA
- a CDS encoding DUF1320 domain-containing protein, whose product is MPYCTMDDLKTKIDERALTELTDTAGLNVPDASKVDRAIRDASALVDSYLGKAYRVPFNPIPHTVIDITSALAIGNLHRFRSAESPVWKAACDDAMTRLRAIARGEASLEGAIAEPPASDDDSAALMFTSSARRFSRDSLNGM
- a CDS encoding DUF1834 family protein; translated protein: MNYTTMQIEDAILAALAPLSVSSGGAARTLASYDGQFEDAAAGKDQFTIVFPAALAAFLGSDFDARSAPTFTRTMRFGVFCASSNLGSQLSRRRDAYTLLDASRALLNHNTLGLAISPLLIERESAVLSTRSVTVFCAEYILSARDDAAF